The Nocardioides marmorisolisilvae genomic interval GCCGCAACGACCCTTCGAACACCGTAGCGATCTCGGCCCTCAACAAGCTGGTCCAGCAGAGTGCCTCGGTGGGCGGCACCGTGAAGCTTGGCGACACGGTGATCAGCGCAAGCCCCTCCGATCCCGCGGCGCTCGCAACCGAGCTCAACCTGCTCGACATCCTGACCGGAACTGTCCTTGCCGCCGACGGCACTTATGGACTCACCGCCAGCGACCTTCAGGTCCAGGTCCCCGGCCTGGGCAATGTGGCGAGTTCCTCGCTGAAGGTCACTCAAGCAGCCCAGCAGGCCTGTGGGGCGCCGGGGAAGGCGACCGCTACCGCGTCGCAGCTCAGCGGCACCGTGGTCATTCCCGCGATCAGCTCGAGCTCGGTCAACCTGCCGGGGCCGGGGCCGACGTTGAAGACCCAGACCGCCTCGGCGACGCTGTCGGTCAACCTCGGCAATGCGGAGGGAGTGCTGGCCGATCCGATCGTCTGCGGTTCCGGCACAGCCGCCGATCCGGACAAGATTCCCGTGGACGTCACCGCCGCCGCCGGCACGGTCGCACTGAGCGCCCAGATCCCTGCGACCCTGGACAGCTCGCTGACCGTGCTGCTCAGCCTGTACTCGATCCACTTCGACTATCGGTTCAACGTGAACGCCGCCACCACGGTGGGGGCATCGTCGACGTCGCCGACCTTGACGATCCCGCCCAACGACGTCACGCCGGTCACCACCGGCTCTGCGTTCCAGCTGCCCACCTCCTACACCGTGAACGCGGATCCGACCGCGACGATCGTGACCGTCAAGCTGTTGGGTGTAACGGTCTACTCCGGACCGCTGAGCGGCGTCACCAGTGCCGTCGGTCTCACCTCGGTAACGGGACTGGTGAGCTCGATCGTTAACACCACGACATCGGCCGCTACGACGCTCACATCGACGATCGCCTCCACGGTCAGTGGGTTGATCGGCAACCTCAACACCCTGTTGGCGCCATGGTCTGCGGCGCTGGGGGTGAGGGTCGGCGGGGCCGACGTCTACGCGGTGAAGTCACCATCGTGTGACACGCCACAGATGGTCGGCTGAGTCTCGGTCGCATTTACGAGACGCGATCCACCTGCTCGACATAGCCTTTCCCCAGCAATGCCTGGGGAGGGAACACATTGCACTCGGTGGCACGTGCGCGCAGGCAGCGCGACGGACGCGCCTCGGCGACGGTCGAGTTCGCGCTGATCATGCCTGTCCTCTTCGCGATCCTCTTCGGAGTCATCGACTACGGGCTGCTGTTCGACAACTCGCTCAACGCGCGCCAGGGCATCCGCGAGGCCGCCCGCGAGGCCGTGGTGCAGACCGCCCCGACCGGCGCCTGCGCGACCCAGACGGGCTTCCTGGCTCAGGCCGCGTGCACGGCGCGGGCCGACATCGGCCCTCTCGCGGGTACGGC includes:
- a CDS encoding pilus assembly protein TadG-related protein, whose product is MKRHRREAGAVAIMMALIICFVLVPVAAFTVDIGMQRVARGDMQSLADVVALDLSRHLDGTTGADALLSEFNGPGGLAEKSAANNLDTVGDNAVRGVVAQVGTVDPAKYGTSGYFTPITGSTVPSAVRVTASTTVGFGLAKALPGGGIGSGGVSRSAIATASTSACFRLGSFAARINSADSTLLAPLNEIFGVNLGLVDYKGLATETVTLADLGSDSHIGSVDQLLTGGVTYNDLALAALDVVSRNDPSNTVAISALNKLVQQSASVGGTVKLGDTVISASPSDPAALATELNLLDILTGTVLAADGTYGLTASDLQVQVPGLGNVASSSLKVTQAAQQACGAPGKATATASQLSGTVVIPAISSSSVNLPGPGPTLKTQTASATLSVNLGNAEGVLADPIVCGSGTAADPDKIPVDVTAAAGTVALSAQIPATLDSSLTVLLSLYSIHFDYRFNVNAATTVGASSTSPTLTIPPNDVTPVTTGSAFQLPTSYTVNADPTATIVTVKLLGVTVYSGPLSGVTSAVGLTSVTGLVSSIVNTTTSAATTLTSTIASTVSGLIGNLNTLLAPWSAALGVRVGGADVYAVKSPSCDTPQMVG
- a CDS encoding TadE family protein, with amino-acid sequence MARARRQRDGRASATVEFALIMPVLFAILFGVIDYGLLFDNSLNARQGIREAAREAVVQTAPTGACATQTGFLAQAACTARADIGPLAGTAYVKAFYSSWTTGQTLTVCTLVQTKGLTGMVPFPAGGFTRARTDMAIEVASPVPAGATSYADALPAGQDWSWCS